One part of the Vitis riparia cultivar Riparia Gloire de Montpellier isolate 1030 chromosome 15, EGFV_Vit.rip_1.0, whole genome shotgun sequence genome encodes these proteins:
- the LOC117932034 gene encoding uncharacterized protein LOC117932034 — MRENETLREFVKRFGQAVLQVELYSMDAILQFFKRSICSGTFFFESLAKIPPTTMDELFRRASKYSMIEDDIRAATQLVLVTGQAAKSEATKSFKAPNHPGSSNRGQDERRPPPIRTPLTKSYEKLLPIIRNLLGFRWPVPIRSNPSERDRYKRCDYHKDHGHTTETCISLRYMVEDLLKAGHLKQYIRTVPKGEESSHSRGPRIPAAPVRAMINYIYGGPLDDEYNSKRKKQRLLRAATIREHVSSILPGLANRSIHPIDGTIVFPALDPSRVLQPHRDALILTIGVGDYDVKRILIDPGSSADLLQVAVIKRMGFEPSSLENPRRTLSGFNGSSTTSLGDIILPVHAGPVILNVLFSMVEDLSPFNAILGRTWLHGLKAIPFTSLARPDPVPTASIPPKKQMLLTNSSYSIRETKIPRQ; from the exons ATGCGAGAAAACGAAACTTTGAGAGAGTTCGTGAAACGCTTCGGACAAGCCGTCCTACAAGTCGAATTGTACAGCATGGACGCAATCCTCCAATTTTTTAAGCGGAGCATATGCTCAGGGACCTTTTTCTTCGAGTCCCTCGCTAAAATACCTCCCACAACCATGGACGAATTATTCCGGCGTGCGAGTAAATACTCCATGATAGAGGATGACATCCGTGCCGCTACACAGTTGGTCCTGGTAACTGGCCAGGCTGCTAAAAGTGAAGCCACCAAAAGCTTCAAAGCACCCAACCATCCTGGGTCGTCCAACAGGGGGCAAGATGAGCGGCGCCCACCACCCATTCGAACACCTCTCACCAAGTCATACGAAAAACTGCTTCCTATAATCCGCAATCTGCTTGGATTCAGATGGCCAGTACCAATAAGATCGAACCCCTCAGAAAGGGACCGCTACAAAAGATGTGATTACCATAAAGATCATGGGCACACGACTGAAACGTGCATAAGCCTCCGTTACATGGTAGAGGATCTCCTAAAGGCAGGACACTTGAAGCAGTACATCCGAACAGTGCCTAAAGGTGAAGAATCTTCCCATAGTCGAGGCCCACGCATCCCAGCAGCTCCAGTTAGAGCAATGATCAACTATATATACGGAGGACCCTTGGATGACGAGTACAATTCCAAAAGGAAAAAGCAAAGACTGCTGCGAGCAGCTACGATTCGGGAACACGTAAGCTCCATCCTCCCCGGATTAGCCAATAGGAGCATCCATCCCATAGATGGGACCATTGTCTTCCCCGCTCTAGATCCATCCCGAGTGCTGCAGCCACACCGAGATGCTCTCATCCTAACAATAGGGGTGGGAGACTACGACGTAAAAAGAATCTTGATCGACCCAGGTAGTTCCGCGGACCTGTTGCAGGTGGCGGTCATCAAACGAATGGGTTTCGAACCCTCCAGCTTGGAAAATCCTAGAAGAACCTTGTCCGGATTCAATGGTTCATCCACAACCTCACTTGGGGATATAATACTGCCGGTTCATGCCGGGCCAGTCATCCTAAATGTTCTGTTTTCTATGGTTGAGGATTTATCCCCTTTTAATGCCATCTTGGGACGCACATGGTTGCACGGATTGAAGGCCATCCCGTTTAC ATCGCTCGCGAGGCCGGACCCAGTGCCGACCGCGAGCATTCCTCCAAAGAAGCAAATGCTTCTGACCAATAGTAGTTACAGCATCCGGGAGACAAAGATCCCCCGGCAGTAG